The Saccharomonospora glauca K62 genome has a segment encoding these proteins:
- a CDS encoding CynX/NimT family MFS transporter: MSIDREVSVQDTTSSEGPEPGADSVDRTSLALGGGLLAVAVVLAALNLRPAITSVGSVLDEMRDGLGASNTWAGALTTLPGLCFALAGLAAPRLARRIGLRAAVATALLALGIGTVLRVLAGPFVVLGGTLVACTGIALANVLIPVVVKASFAARVGLVTGVYTAAMQLGGALGSSVTPPMEGAFGGWRAALGSWAVLAVGALIVWLIATTNASGLRSRGATEESEGGRRSLLRVPLAWVVTAFFGCQSCLAYIVMGWLPQVLMDAGVSRGTAGLLLGLVSLLGLSVSLTIPAVAARSGSQSGWIVSLSLLGGAGVLGLLFAPSASPVLWSVLIGFGMSVFSLALTTIALRARNSADTAALSGMSQGFGYLLAAAGPFLFGLLHDLTGGWTVPFVFLFVVVVFQVVFGYLAGRPRYV, translated from the coding sequence ATGTCGATCGATCGCGAGGTATCCGTGCAAGACACGACGAGCTCCGAGGGGCCCGAGCCGGGAGCCGATTCGGTCGATCGCACGAGCCTCGCGCTCGGTGGTGGACTCCTGGCCGTCGCCGTGGTGCTGGCGGCGCTCAATCTCAGGCCCGCCATCACGTCGGTGGGGTCGGTGCTCGACGAGATGCGCGACGGCCTCGGCGCCTCCAACACCTGGGCCGGTGCGCTGACCACATTGCCCGGTTTGTGCTTCGCTCTCGCCGGCCTCGCCGCGCCGCGGCTGGCTCGGCGGATCGGCCTGCGGGCCGCCGTCGCCACGGCGTTGCTCGCGCTGGGGATCGGCACGGTCCTACGGGTGCTGGCGGGCCCGTTCGTGGTGCTCGGGGGCACGCTGGTGGCCTGCACGGGCATCGCGTTGGCCAACGTGCTCATCCCCGTGGTGGTCAAGGCGTCGTTCGCCGCCAGGGTGGGGTTGGTGACCGGGGTCTACACCGCCGCGATGCAGCTCGGCGGTGCTCTGGGGTCGTCGGTGACGCCCCCGATGGAAGGGGCCTTCGGAGGCTGGCGAGCCGCGTTGGGGAGCTGGGCAGTCCTCGCGGTCGGAGCCCTGATCGTGTGGCTGATCGCGACCACGAACGCCTCGGGGCTGCGGAGCCGGGGCGCCACGGAGGAGTCCGAGGGCGGGCGCCGTTCGCTGTTGCGAGTGCCGTTGGCCTGGGTCGTCACCGCCTTCTTCGGTTGCCAGTCGTGTCTCGCCTACATCGTCATGGGCTGGTTGCCTCAGGTGCTCATGGACGCCGGTGTCAGCCGGGGAACGGCGGGGCTGCTGCTCGGACTGGTGTCCCTGCTGGGGTTGTCCGTGAGCCTGACCATCCCCGCCGTCGCCGCCCGCAGCGGAAGCCAGAGCGGCTGGATCGTGTCGCTCAGCCTGCTCGGCGGCGCGGGTGTCCTCGGGCTGTTGTTCGCGCCGTCGGCCTCCCCCGTGCTCTGGTCGGTGCTGATCGGGTTCGGGATGAGCGTGTTCTCCCTCGCCCTGACCACCATCGCGTTGCGTGCCAGGAACAGCGCCGACACTGCAGCCCTGTCCGGGATGTCCCAGGGCTTTGGCTACCTTCTGGCCGCCGCGGGACCGTTTTTGTTCGGACTGCTGCACGATCTCACCGGCGGCTGGACCGTGCCGTTCGTCTTCCTGTTCGTCGTGGTGGTCTTCCAGGTCGTCTTCGGCTACCTCGCCGGACGCCCCCGCTACGTCTGA
- a CDS encoding FadR/GntR family transcriptional regulator: MPLSSPRRAGLVDQVIEQLRDAVRRGEWALGERIPTEPELAATLGVGRNTVREAVRALAHNGLLEVRQGDGTYVRATSEVSGALRRLCGSRLREALQVRRALEVEAARLAATERTDDDLAALARLLDERDRVWANGDEDAFARVDTEFHVAMVEAAHNNALLELYRGMAELVTSCVATTVRLEEKTPEPADHRNIVTAIAERDPERAARHAREFLDGLLTRHPAED, translated from the coding sequence ATGCCGTTGTCCTCCCCTCGTCGGGCGGGGCTTGTCGACCAGGTCATCGAGCAGCTGCGCGACGCGGTGCGCCGGGGGGAATGGGCGCTCGGGGAACGGATACCCACCGAGCCGGAACTCGCGGCGACGTTGGGCGTGGGTCGTAACACCGTGCGCGAGGCGGTCCGCGCGCTCGCGCACAACGGTCTGCTGGAGGTGCGGCAGGGTGACGGCACCTACGTCAGGGCCACCAGCGAGGTCTCCGGAGCACTGCGCAGACTGTGCGGCTCCCGGTTACGGGAGGCCCTGCAGGTGCGTCGGGCCCTGGAGGTGGAGGCGGCCCGGCTGGCCGCGACGGAACGCACGGACGACGACCTCGCCGCGTTGGCGAGACTGCTCGACGAACGCGACCGCGTGTGGGCGAACGGCGACGAGGACGCCTTCGCCCGTGTCGACACCGAGTTCCACGTGGCGATGGTCGAGGCGGCGCACAACAACGCGCTCCTTGAGCTCTACCGGGGGATGGCGGAGCTGGTGACCTCCTGCGTCGCGACCACGGTACGTCTCGAGGAGAAGACCCCGGAACCCGCCGACCACCGGAACATCGTCACCGCGATCGCCGAGCGCGATCCCGAGCGCGCGGCCCGGCACGCCCGCGAATTCCTGGACGGTCTACTCACCCGCCATCCCGCCGAGGACTGA